The DNA region AGAGATGCTTTGGACCCCTCATAATTTTTTCACTGTCCGctagagctgctccaggagctccatgtactgaggggcccagccctggacacagccctggaccccagatgtgcctcaccagggcaGAGTAGAGGAGCAGGATCCCCTCCTCTGACCCGCAGAACTGCTCttcctgatgcaccccaggattCCACTGACCTTCTCAGCCATAaggacactgctggctcatggcttgctgtccaccaggacccacaggtccctctctgcagagctgctctccagcaggtcAGCTCCAGCCCGTGCTGGTGCTGGGGGTTATTCTCTCCAGGTGAAGGACcctgcatttttcctttgttctctgCGAATTATGGAAAAATACTACGGTGTCACACTTTGCCTTTAACAAGTGTTTATGAAAGACTGATAAATCAGAGCAGTTTGTGAATATTTCAAAGCTGAAGAGTCAGCTTTGAAATTTCATGGGACAAACAAGTTCCTGGTGGACAATTAGACTGTAAAtagaaacaggaagaaaagctggGGAATATAATAATTTGATGGAAAATTAATCCTTGCTAAGATACCTTGAATTTACATAGGAAGGACGTCTCTTATGAAATTAAAGTTGGCAGCAAAGGCTgtaacaaaataaagaaaattattcctACTTCCACTTATAGTGTGACTCAACTTCAAGATTGCTTCTATTTCAATCAGTTTTTGAACTCTTAAGAAAGTGCCATAGTTATGTTGAACCCTCTATTATCTCTGtattaaaaagcattttcacaTAAATTTGGATCACCAAACTTACTTGTGTATTTCCTAAGGCCCTATCCAATTGTTACCTTCTTTTCTATGATTACTTAGGATGCACAATTCAATCAGGATATTGGTTTTAATACTTCTGAAGATCTACTGACTGCTTCTTTCTAAATTTCAGAGATGCTAACAGCTGTTTAATATCACTGGTTGCAACTTCCTATTCTCCAGCCAGCAAACAAGACTTGCTGCAACATCACAAATATTATACTGCTGGGAGAGGAGTAGTGCAAtgtcatcttgttccacccagcagcactgggttCAATCACCGTTATACAGCCacttaatatatttatataaaatatttatttcatatataAAGATAATTGAATATCATATTTTACATAAAGcattgtttatttctttttcctaaggCTACACTGGAACAAAGCCACTTTGAGGAAGACAGTGGGTTTGGGTAAAAGTTCCCCAGCTAGACCTTGAGGGAAGTGTAGCATGTGCCCTTTGACACCTCAAGGTGATGCATTCAttgacaaaatatttaaaaaagtTTTTGAGAATGTCATCCAGCAAGCAATGACATTCTCTGTAGGGCATAAAAGCAGAaagcttctttttctctttttttttccccccactccTCATGTTCCCGCTTATTTGCTCAGCTACAAGTTTATTATATTCTGCATTTCAGTGAGCATTAGCCATAACATAAACAAagaacaataaataaaatatatgacTCGTGTACCAGAAAGAGCTACCACTTTCATGACTGTAACTCAATACCCATCTGTTTCCTCCCTTTAGACAATTCATAAAGATAAAAGTGTCTCACAGTCCACTGCACCTTCCATATTGCTATTATCACTGTGGGAACTTTGGCACCTGAGAGCAAAAAATTATGTAACATGCACTGTAATTAGCTTTCTTTCCCTCACCTCCTTTTACAGCTCTATTGCTTACCTTCTTTGCCACATACCTCGCTGTTTGCCAATGCCTTTTGCACTTACAATATGTTTTAGTACACCCTTGCATTTAGTAAACCAATAGTTTTGATAGCTTTTAGTAAATCTGATGGTTTACCTTAAGCTAACAAAACACCTGATAACAGACCACAGAGATTAATTACATTGTGACATGCCCTTGCTTAGAGGCAATGAAAGTATGCTTACAGTGCAGTTTCTGAAGCTGTGATTTTAAACAATACACATTGATGGTAGGGCACATTGACGCTGCATTTTAAGGATTTAGGACTCCATTCATACCTCTTCATTTGGGCATCCACGCTGCACTGCCAAAAATCATGGCTCTTTGAGTGTTTCAGATCAAAGAAGTCCTTTATGTCTTTAATAAGACACAAAGTGTCTGAAGAGCTCCAGAAAAATGGTACCTACAGACATCTATGACTCTTACCTGACTATGGAAGCCTAATCAGCAGGTTCAGATGTGAACAGTTACCATCAAATCATATTCCTGATGCTGAGTGCTTCCATGACTTAGCTGCTACTCCAAAATCATGATCTCTGATGCTGGCACCCTAATGTAAGTGAAATTCAGCCTGCTAACTGGGGGTCTAAATTTTTACAGAATAGGGATGAAGCCATGGAAAGAAACGTCTCCAAAAATTGTAACATAAGATATGCTGTTATTCACATGACAGTATTATGTTTTTTTTGTCTACACTACATGCTGAAATGTGGGGGTTTTCATACAGTTATGGAGgtctatatttttaaaataaaaatgttacttTTGTGATAGAAACAAAAGCCTCTATGTCTCTCCTTATGAAAGCTGCTTTTTAGTTTTGGCCATGAGCTCATAAGCTGTTTGAAGCAGtctctcctcctctctgttTATAAGGAATGAATCACATTTTTGGTTGTACTACAACCTGAACAATGATAGTAAAAAATTGTGAACCACTGATTAACTGAAGGAAACCTGTATTTTTAACTTCTAAGGTCTGTTCTCCAACAGGCTGTGCAGAACAAGAAGAAAGGTCTGTATGGGCTAAGACACCAACTCAGTGTAATTAATCTGTCATTTTCCAGATCCAAACACGAGTTCACTCACTGTTTATATGGAGCAATCTTGACATACAAATGGAACACTTTAGtgtaagaaaaggaaattcGATCTTTTTGACCTTCAGCCCATACTTcaagatattttaaagaaaaagtacGTGATTTTGATATTTGTACTGTTTGAGGATGCTGTGTATTTGTCTTGTTTCTCAAACAACACTGTCTTTTTGTTAAAGCCAAAAccatcagaaatatttcaaagggTCTGTCAAAACATTTTGCTGTTTAAAAGTGTACAGTTGAATGGCTTAATGGTCAGACACAGGAACTACTTAAAATACTCAGGAgctacttaaaaaaattaagtacaAATCTAGAGCATTAGAGTGGGAGTTATCAGTAAAATTCTATTGCTATTCTTGTTGACATTTTATACAAGAATCATGCTGAAAAGCAACACAGATGAGAAATTTTGTTCAGTGCAGCTTTTATTTATCCACACTTCTTGAACCGAGCAAGAAAATAGATAAAACTTATTCGAGCTCTCAGATATATTTTCACATTctcacagaatttttaaaaatgcaagagTATCAATCAAACTCTCTAGTGCTTTACTTATGGGTTCAAAATAGGTCTGTACATAAATACTTTCATACAGTTTGCTCTTTGAAAACTTTGTattcagtaaaatatttctgaatataaaaaatgtcatttttaggTCTGAATAGAAAAGATCAGTTTCAATTTTAATGGCTTGCAAATTAAAACTAGTCATAGATACGCcatatgtttttctttaatgttgATTGACATACCAACAAAgtgaataaatgaaaattaagaaatgacaaCTGTAGAGTGCTAAAAAATTTGAGGACATATTTTGAAATGTTCTTATTGAAAAATCTATGGTACCATAGCAATATCAGGGAATGCTTCCAAATGATGTGAGAAAATCTAAGAGCAAAAGAAACGAATCACAGAACaccttgggttggaagggaccttaaagatcacctaatTCCAAATCCCCTctcaggggcagggacacctttcactaaaTCACATTGCTCAATGCCCCACTATtaaccttgaacacttccagataTGGGCACAAGGGTTATGGACAGAATAATGTAAAGAAAATAGCAAAAGTTTCCAGTGAAAGTTCATGGAAATCATGTGAAGCCAATATAAACTGAAGTCCATTCACTTAGGTCCAATGAATTTCTTAAGGATATAGAAccccaaatattttccttaagcAATGAAAACTCAGCCCAATTGCTGTTACCATTAAAGACTTGAGTACATTTGTCAGgtcataaaaatgaaattaggaagcacagcagaaaaCCCAGACAATATTTAAATGCtaacatttagaaaaataatgcaAGTAGTAAGTATTTATATTTCTGGTAAATATGTAGGTGTTTACAGTCTCATAGCCTTGTTGGCATAGAATTTGAAAGGGCAAGTCATGAGCAGCAGTGAGTGGaatctgctcagtgctgctttccTTTCAGGACCCTCCATTCAGGCCATCTGTGGCTCTTACCTCTCTTAGTCCAGAAGCAGTAGGAAGGGGGGAAGTCACTGTAAGGAAACATGTCTTTGGAGCACACTTGTAAAGATGTAAAGATGCAGGCCATGAATGCTGTGTGCATATGGGGAAGTGGAAATGAGAAAGCAAGGCAGTGGCAATAAAAAGGCATGACAACCACCTGACTAAGCATGCAACATCAggggaaaaccaaaacaagtaCGGAGATGAACAGTACTGGAGATGAACTTCTCTCTCCTCTGAGAAAAGGCAGGTTTGGGAGAAATTTGGTAGCATGTAAAACAGAAACTCATTAGTCACTGAAGcatttcacattattttaatgTCATGTCATTACAGAACTGGATAGCACCTCTTAAATAATTCTTTTAACATTGGTTCCTCTGATAGATTTTGTGAAAACATCTTCAGCTCCTGGTACTTGCTGGCCAAACAGTTCTTTCCCATGCAACATCAAGAGAGTGAAACACTGCTGTACAAGAAATATTCCTGTACTCAACAAGTGTACTTGAAAGTGCATCATTCTGTTGAGCCTCCTAAATGTGTATGGAGGTGCCCACAATAACACCTGAGTTTTAAAATGCCACTAATTATCATATTGCCACAATTCTTTTGAataccaaaaaaagaaagatttccttctgtttattcttaaaggaataaaaaagcagaGTCCCAAAGCAGTCTATAAGCCAGTAGTGTTTTGACAAGAATAACGTAGAAAGTACACACCACATTGAATAAGGTTTGTGTGAAGCTGCTGCTTCTATAAACTTGCCTTATATGAtttaataaaactaaaataatttccaacAGTTATGTTTATCTCCCTGAGAAGCTGTCCTTTTCAGTCGGAAGACGTTTGGGAAgtaaaacaacaaaagcaacTATTTTGTGGTCATCAcagttttggttggttttttttttggttttttttttttttttttgaaagaaagctGTTTCCTTTCAAAAAAGCATGTTACACCTGCAGGGCATAACCAAGGATTTAGCAGCACACTTTATTTATCCAAAAATATACTGATTCTGCTTAAAGTCAGGAGGACTACTCCTGCACCAATTTATTCTCTGTATCTTTCAGCTcaaatttctttcttcagaTTTCTATATAATGAAAAGTATACTAAAGGTTGCattggttttttggggtgtttcttCCCCACATTAGTAGCTGTCTTATTGAGCTGAGTTGGTTCTGACACAAAACCAGCGTTTCACGTAAAATGCCAGCAATTAGCTGGTGACAGCTTCTTGGTGAGAACTAACCTGGGCTGAATTGCAACCTGCTACATGCAGGCTGGCCAGCCAGTCCTTTTAAAATGTCCTCTCATTTCCCtgacaaataaatgaaaatttagaAGCAATGAATACCCCACTTTTCAAATCTTTTGCCGAAAAGACATTGTGATTCTTGGTATAAAGGATGCTTTGACGTCCTGTAACGGCACATAAAGAACTTTACAATGCTTTGGTTTTCTTGCTGCTGAAAAACGGATCTTGTATCAGGAGGGGTTTTGGAACAGAGCCTAATCACGAAAAAGTACATTGAACGTCTGAAGGGGACAGtaaaaaacagacaaaaggGAGCCGTCGCTGCAAATAAGTAAAGCTTGTCTTTTTGCTAACCAGAGGCTTGTGCCCTCTGCTCAGGGCAGAGCCGCACTTCTCGGGATGGTGGAGCGAGAGGACGGAGCAGCGGCACAAGAGGTGTGGGGAAAGGAATGAGAAGACAGGGAGATGATCAGGAGAAGCCAAAAAGCGCTGACCTAAGGCACAGGGCGCCGGATGCGATGGGAAAGGGATGCGGGCACGGCGAGCGATGGGAGGGGGACAGGCGGAGCGGAGGAGGAGCCGATGGCAGTGCCGCCGGAGGAGCAGCGTTTCCCAGGGGCGGCGCGGAGCGCTGGGAGCGCAGACCCTCGGTAAGGGACGGGGCTGGAGGCGACGAggggcggggagggagggacggGCGAGGGGCGTGGAGCCCGCGGCCAGCCCGCCCGGGCGGTGGGAAACACGCGGGGGACGAGTCAGCCTGTCCGCCGCCGCCGGAGCCTGGCAGGCGCCCTCCTTTCCTGCGCGCCTCCCGCACACGCTCCCATCGtttcccctctccaggctgcacCGCTCCGGGCTCCGAGCCACCCCCGTCCcggcggcgggggccggggcagagccGTCCCCCCGAGGGCAGCGCCATGTGAGCGGGAGCCGCGCCACCGCCGCACGTCCAGGATGTAAGGAGCCGTCCGCTGCTCGCACCCCGCCGCTGCCCGGCTGCCCGCGCTCTGTCGCTGCCGGACACTCGCCGGCGTCCATCGCTGCCCCGGGCCAGCATGACCGAGGTGAAAGCCAAGGAGCCCAGAGCGCCTCCGCCCGCCACAGACGGGGCGGTCCTGCTGCAGGGTCAGCCTGGCCGTGATCCCTTCCGCGAGGAAGCGGAGTCCGTCGACATCTCCCTGGACGGACTGCTTTACCCCAAGAGCAGcgacgaggaggaggacgaagaggaggaggaggaaggggaggaggaggaggaagaggcgcagcagcagcagcatctggggCGGGAAGACGGCCGGGACTCCCTCTGCTACCAGCCAGGGAGCGGCTCCCTCTCGGTCAAGGACTCCCTGGACACCGTCCTGGACACCTTCCTGGCGCCTGCGGCTCATGCCAGCTCCACCGTGGCCGCGGCGCCCTGGTCCTTCTTCGAGGCGGAGGAGGCGCCCGACGGCGCGATGAGCAGCGGCGCCTCGCAGAAGGCGGCCGAAGCCGCCCCGGGGGCGCCGGGCCCCTCGCAGCTCCCGCCGCGGCCCGCCGCGCTCTGGCCGCCCGGCGACGCCCTGGTTCCCGCCGCTAAGCcgcggccggcggggccgggctccGGCGCGGAGTGTCCCGCTGCGGCGCCCAAGGGCGACGTTCCCGGTGTCGGGGCGCTGCCCGGCGGGTCCCGGGCGGGGGACCCGGGCCAGGAATACCTGCACGTGCCGCTGCTGCCGCTCAACTCGGCCTTCCTGGCGTCGCGCACGCGGCAGCTGCTGGACGGGGCGGAGTACGAGGGCGGCGCGGTGCCGCGCTGCTCGCCCCCCGCCCCGGAGCTGCCGGCCTACGGCTTCCCGCCGCCCGACGCCAAGGACGGGCCCTTCGCCTACGGCGACGTCCAGCCCGTCATGAAGATCAAGGAGGAGGGTCTCGGCCTCGCCGCCCGCTACCCGGGCGGCAGGACCACCCCCGCGGCGGGCTGCCACGACTACCCGCAGGCTCCGCGGGCCGGGCAGGAGCCCACGCTGGAGTGCGTCCTCTACAAGGCGGAGCCCACCCTGCTGGCCGGCGCCTACGGGCCCGCGGCGCCGCCCGACAGCCTGCCCTCCACCTCGGCCGCGCCGCCGGGGCTCTACCCGGCCCTGGGGCTGAACGGGCACCAGCCGCTGGGCTTCCCGGCCGCCGTGCTCAAGGAGggcctgccccagctctgcccgcCCTACCTCGGCTACGCGCGGtaaggcggcggcggcggcgaggcGCTCGCTGAGGGACGGGACCGGGGGGTCGCGCTGCGCGGCGGGAGAGCTCCGCgcctcctcaccctcctcctTCTCTGGAGGGGCGGGCGGGCGTGCCGGGCGGCGGGCGCCTCGGGGGGATGTTAAGGGGATGCTGAGGGAAGGACAAAGTTTCTTTCGGCCAGGGCCTTTTTGGCCTTTCAGGTAGTGGCCGCAGCCCCGTTCGCGTTCCCCGCGCTGCCGAGCACGCCGCGGTGTCCCGGCTCCGCAGCTGGCGATCGCGGCTGTGGGCACGGCACGCCCCAGGGATGTTGGCTTGTTGTCGCAGCGGGACTTCAGGGCCACCCCATGGCCGAgccgctgcccggccccgggACACAGCGGGCAGGTTTCTAGCTTGTCCTCACTTTGAGCGATACCGCGTTCATCAATAcctaaatattttccaaaatagtTCCCAATTTGAAAGagaaccaaaaacaaaacaaacccaaagaaagcaaaaagcaaaacacaaaaacaacaccaaaacaaaaaaacaaacccaagaacCCAACACCACAAAAAGCATTTGATTTCACacgaaaaagaaaaactgaaacacTTGATTTGCTTGAATGAAATGGTGTACTATCCTGCTAAGATCTGTATAAGCTACAAATACCTACAAATGCAATGTTGCAGTTTCAATGGGTATCCTTTCTTTTAGCAAATGCAATGGTTTACCTGGATTATTCTGCCTTGGAGACAAATATCATTGATATCCCCATCAGACTTAGTTACTGCTGAGAATGCTGCAGCTGAATGGGGGGTGAAAAACTGattattaaagatttttttagttGAAATGAAGTTTCATGTTTCCCATGTGAAAGAGGCCTTTGAAATTCAATTGACATCTATGTGATTCTGTCTCtgtacaggagaaaaaatcatCAGTATGACTCCACTCACAAGAGTTGTTGATCTGAGGAAGATGAACATTTTAACAGTGTCCTAGATGGTACCTTTTTTGCTAAATGGTTTAAAAGATAactttctgctttgttttttgcaATGCTTTCCTGTGTTACCATAGTAGAGACAAACCATTAAGCAGAAAGGCAATCATACTTTAGTTTTTTCTGTATCGTGTCTACAAATTCTAAAATgaagtttttagtataaaactCCTTAATACAGGTAAGTAGTTTACTGCACAAAGCTAgatctttcatttctttttaattctttttcttctcaagGCCAGATATGGAAACCAGCCAAAGTTCTCAGTTCAGTTTCGAATCACTACCCCAGAAGATTTGTCTCATCTGCGGTGATGAGGCTTCAGGTTGCCACTATGGAGTACTTACCTGTGGAAGTTGTAAAGTCTTCTTTAAAAGGGCAATGGAAGGTACTATGAGATGCCATTGTTCCTAATTGTCTGAAATATGTCTTCTAGACACCAGGGCATACTGTTTATTTATTGctcatttttataaatattgtcactgcagtgaatttttttgttgttttatcaACAGTGGATATTGACAAAGTTCTTccttagtttgttttttttttcta from Melospiza georgiana isolate bMelGeo1 chromosome 2, bMelGeo1.pri, whole genome shotgun sequence includes:
- the PGR gene encoding progesterone receptor, which produces MTEVKAKEPRAPPPATDGAVLLQGQPGRDPFREEAESVDISLDGLLYPKSSDEEEDEEEEEEGEEEEEEAQQQQHLGREDGRDSLCYQPGSGSLSVKDSLDTVLDTFLAPAAHASSTVAAAPWSFFEAEEAPDGAMSSGASQKAAEAAPGAPGPSQLPPRPAALWPPGDALVPAAKPRPAGPGSGAECPAAAPKGDVPGVGALPGGSRAGDPGQEYLHVPLLPLNSAFLASRTRQLLDGAEYEGGAVPRCSPPAPELPAYGFPPPDAKDGPFAYGDVQPVMKIKEEGLGLAARYPGGRTTPAAGCHDYPQAPRAGQEPTLECVLYKAEPTLLAGAYGPAAPPDSLPSTSAAPPGLYPALGLNGHQPLGFPAAVLKEGLPQLCPPYLGYARPDMETSQSSQFSFESLPQKICLICGDEASGCHYGVLTCGSCKVFFKRAMEGQHNYLCAGRNDCIVDKIRRKNCPACRLRKCCQAGMVLGGRKLKKFNKIKVVRTLDVALQQPAALQDESQALTQRLSFSPNQEIQFVPPMISVLRGIEPEVVYAGYDNTKPETPSSLLTSLNHLCERQLLCVVKWSKLLPGFRNLHIDDQITLIQYSWMSLMVFAMGWRSYKHVSGQMLYFAPDLILNEQRMKESSFYSLCLSMWQLPQEFVRLQVSQEEFLCMKALLLLNTIPLEGLRSQSQFDEMRTSYIRELVKAIGLRQKGVVANSQRFYQLTKLMDSMHDLVKQLHLFCLNTFLQSRALSVEFPEMMSEVIAAQLPKILAGMVKPLLFHKK